A DNA window from Halorubrum sp. DM2 contains the following coding sequences:
- the hisG gene encoding ATP phosphoribosyltransferase, producing the protein MRIAVPNKGRLHEPTLSLLERAGLHVEETADRQLYADTVDEDVTVLFARAADIPEYVRDGAADLGVTGLDQAAESGGVVDDASAAGDGDLVDLLDLGYGSCRLVLAAPEDGDIAAVEDLAGRTIATEFPNVTREYLDRVGVDADVVTVTGATELTPHVDMADAIVDITSTGTTLKVNRLAVIDDVLDSSVRLFARPDVVDDPKVEQVVTAFESVLAADGRRYLMMNAPTARLDEVKDVIPGLGGPTVMDVEADENGNGMVAVHAVVDERDVFETISELRSVGATGILVTEIERLVE; encoded by the coding sequence ATGCGCATCGCCGTCCCCAACAAGGGCCGCCTACACGAGCCGACGCTCTCGCTGTTAGAGCGCGCGGGACTCCACGTCGAGGAGACCGCCGACCGACAGCTGTACGCCGACACCGTCGACGAGGACGTGACGGTGCTGTTCGCGCGGGCGGCCGACATCCCCGAGTACGTCCGCGACGGCGCGGCCGACCTCGGCGTCACCGGCCTCGATCAGGCGGCCGAGTCGGGCGGCGTCGTCGACGACGCGAGCGCGGCGGGAGACGGCGACCTCGTCGACCTGCTCGATCTGGGCTACGGCTCCTGCCGGCTCGTCCTCGCAGCGCCGGAGGACGGGGACATCGCAGCGGTCGAGGACTTGGCGGGCCGAACAATCGCGACCGAGTTTCCGAACGTCACGCGCGAGTACCTCGACCGCGTGGGCGTCGACGCCGACGTTGTCACCGTGACGGGCGCGACGGAGCTGACCCCGCACGTCGACATGGCCGACGCCATCGTCGACATCACCTCAACGGGGACGACGCTGAAGGTGAACCGGCTGGCGGTGATCGACGACGTCCTCGACTCCTCGGTGCGGCTGTTCGCCCGACCCGACGTGGTCGACGACCCGAAGGTCGAGCAGGTGGTGACCGCCTTCGAGTCCGTCCTCGCCGCCGACGGCCGGCGCTACCTGATGATGAACGCGCCGACGGCGCGGCTCGACGAGGTGAAGGACGTGATCCCGGGGCTCGGCGGCCCGACCGTGATGGACGTCGAGGCGGACGAGAACGGCAACGGGATGGTCGCGGTCCACGCGGTCGTCGACGAGCGCGACGTGTTCGAGACCATCTCCGAACTGCGGTCCGTCGGCGCGACCGGCATCCTCGTCACCGAGATCGAGCGGCTCGTGGAGTGA
- a CDS encoding ORC1-type DNA replication protein, whose amino-acid sequence MTGDAGDMLSWDESVFRDESVFEIDHVPETFRHRESQLENLKYALRPAVRGSRPLNTMVRGPPGTGKTTAVQKLFGELGARTEVRTVRVNCQVDSTRYAVFSRLFEGIFEYEPPSSGISFKKLFGQITDRLVEEDEVLVVALDDVNYLFYENEASDTLYSLLRAHEAHSGAKIGVIVVSSDLGLDVIDDLDTRVQSVFRPEEVYFPVYDATEIYDILAERAKRGFHEGVIGDAELERVADLTADSGDLRVGIDLLRRAGLNAEMRASKTVSEEDVEEAYDKSKHVHLSRSLRGLSESERDLVRVLAEHDGERAGAVYDAFNDATGLGYTRYSEIINKLDQLGVIDAEYADVDGRGRSRELSLAYDAEAVLDRLE is encoded by the coding sequence ATGACCGGGGACGCCGGAGACATGCTCTCGTGGGACGAGTCGGTGTTCCGCGACGAGTCGGTGTTCGAGATCGACCACGTCCCCGAGACGTTCCGCCACCGCGAGAGCCAACTTGAGAACCTCAAGTACGCGCTCCGCCCCGCGGTCCGCGGCTCCCGCCCGCTCAACACGATGGTTCGGGGCCCGCCCGGGACCGGCAAGACCACCGCCGTCCAGAAGCTGTTCGGTGAGCTGGGCGCGCGGACCGAGGTGCGGACGGTCCGGGTCAACTGTCAGGTCGACTCGACGCGCTACGCCGTCTTTTCCCGGCTGTTCGAGGGGATATTCGAGTACGAGCCGCCCTCCTCTGGCATCTCCTTCAAGAAGCTGTTCGGGCAGATCACCGACCGGCTCGTCGAGGAGGACGAGGTCTTGGTCGTCGCCTTGGACGACGTGAACTACCTCTTTTACGAGAACGAGGCGTCGGACACGCTCTACTCGCTGCTTCGCGCCCACGAGGCCCACTCCGGCGCGAAGATCGGCGTGATCGTCGTCTCCTCGGACCTCGGGCTCGACGTGATCGACGACCTCGACACGCGGGTCCAGTCCGTCTTCCGCCCGGAGGAGGTGTACTTCCCCGTCTACGACGCGACCGAGATCTACGACATCCTCGCGGAGCGCGCCAAGCGCGGCTTCCACGAGGGGGTGATCGGCGACGCCGAACTGGAGCGCGTCGCGGACCTCACGGCCGACAGCGGCGACCTCCGCGTCGGGATCGACCTCCTGCGCCGGGCCGGACTCAACGCCGAGATGCGCGCCTCGAAGACGGTCTCGGAGGAGGACGTCGAGGAGGCGTACGACAAGTCGAAGCACGTCCACCTCTCGCGGTCGCTCCGCGGGCTCTCGGAGTCCGAGCGCGACCTCGTCCGCGTCCTCGCCGAACACGACGGCGAGCGCGCCGGCGCGGTGTACGACGCGTTCAACGACGCGACCGGGCTGGGGTACACCCGCTACTCGGAGATCATCAACAAGCTCGACCAGCTCGGCGTCATCGACGCGGAGTACGCCGACGTCGACGGTCGCGGCCGCTCCCGCGAGCTCTCCTTGGCCTACGACGCGGAGGCCGTCTTGGACCGGCTGGAGTAG
- the rpiA gene encoding ribose-5-phosphate isomerase RpiA: MKTSGGSDAAKRRAGESAAEAVTDCDVVGLGTGSTAAHAIRRLGDRFDAGLDVRGVPTSFASRELALDAGIPCLDLPEAVGPDGPGIDVAIDGADQVAVGRGDDPAVGPLIKGGGAAHAREKLVDAAADRFLVVADPSKERPVLDGSVPVEVLPAGRSAVAEAVRAAGGEPTLRRAERKDGPVVTDNGNLVFDASFGAIDDPDALSTTLSTTPGVVEHGLFVGLADEVHVGTESSVRVARR; encoded by the coding sequence ATGAAGACGAGCGGCGGGAGCGACGCGGCGAAGCGACGCGCCGGCGAGTCGGCGGCCGAGGCGGTGACCGACTGCGACGTGGTCGGGCTCGGAACCGGGTCGACGGCGGCCCACGCCATCCGGCGGCTCGGCGACCGGTTCGACGCCGGTCTCGACGTACGCGGGGTCCCCACCTCCTTCGCGAGCCGCGAACTCGCCCTCGACGCCGGAATCCCCTGCCTCGATCTGCCCGAGGCGGTCGGTCCCGACGGACCGGGGATCGACGTCGCGATCGACGGTGCCGACCAGGTCGCGGTCGGTCGCGGCGACGACCCGGCCGTCGGTCCGCTGATAAAGGGGGGCGGGGCCGCACACGCCCGGGAGAAACTGGTCGACGCCGCGGCCGACCGCTTCCTCGTCGTCGCCGACCCCTCGAAGGAGCGGCCGGTCCTCGACGGGTCCGTGCCGGTGGAGGTCCTCCCCGCCGGTCGGTCCGCGGTCGCCGAGGCGGTGCGGGCGGCCGGGGGCGAGCCGACCCTGCGGCGCGCGGAACGGAAGGACGGTCCGGTCGTCACGGACAACGGGAACCTCGTGTTCGACGCCTCGTTCGGCGCGATCGACGACCCGGACGCGCTGTCGACGACCCTCTCGACGACGCCGGGTGTCGTCGAACACGGGCTCTTCGTCGGGCTCGCCGACGAGGTCCACGTCGGGACCGAGTCGAGCGTTCGGGTCGCGAGGCGCTGA
- a CDS encoding DUF1931 family protein, which translates to MADLIVKAAVKEALDDKNVASDFYDALDDEVDELLEDAARRAEANDRKTVQPRDL; encoded by the coding sequence ATGGCAGACCTTATTGTCAAAGCGGCCGTCAAGGAAGCCCTGGACGACAAGAACGTCGCTTCGGACTTCTACGACGCGCTGGACGACGAAGTGGACGAGCTGCTCGAAGACGCCGCGCGCCGCGCCGAGGCCAACGACCGGAAGACGGTCCAGCCTCGCGACCTCTAA
- the uvrB gene encoding excinuclease ABC subunit UvrB yields the protein MSDADSPLSEDRPTVDRPLRVDAPFEPAGDQPEAIEGLVEGFESGAKKQTLLGVTGSGKTNTVSWVAEELDQPTLVLAHNKTLAAQLYEEFRELFPDNAVEYFVSYYDYYQPEAYVEQTDTFIDKEMSINEEIDRLRHSATRSLLTRDDVIVVASVSAIYGLGDPGNYRDMALRLEVGEEVGREELLTRLVDLNYERNDVDFTQGTFRVRGDTVEIYPMYGRYAVRVELWGEEIDRMLKVDPMHGEVVSEEPAVMLHPAEHYSIPDDKLEQAVTEIEDLMEKRVSYFERQGDLVAAQRIEERTTFDLEMLREAGYCSGIENYSVHMDDRESGDAPYTLLDYFPDDFLTVIDESHQTIPQIKGQYEGDKSRKDSLVENGFRLPTAYDNRPLTFEEFEEKTDRTLYVSATPGDYERETSENIVEQIVRPTHLVDPKVEVTGATGQVDDLLERVDERIERDERVLVTTLTKRMAEDLTEYFEEAGIDVAYMHDETDTLERHEIIRDLRLGNIDVLVGINLLREGLDIPEVSLVAILDADQEGFLRSTTTLVQTMGRAARNVNGEVVLYADEVTDSMREAIDETQRRREIQLEYNEEHGYEATTIDKPVSETNLPGSKTDTSNVSVGDVESEDEAKAQIEALEDRMDEAASNLEFELAADIRDRIAELRRAFEIDADDDGVPAPAIDE from the coding sequence GTGAGCGACGCCGACTCCCCCCTCTCGGAGGACCGTCCGACCGTCGACCGCCCCCTCCGCGTCGACGCCCCGTTCGAGCCCGCGGGCGACCAGCCCGAGGCGATCGAGGGGCTCGTCGAGGGGTTCGAGTCGGGCGCGAAAAAGCAGACGCTGCTGGGCGTCACCGGGTCCGGGAAGACGAACACCGTCTCGTGGGTCGCCGAGGAGCTGGACCAGCCGACCCTCGTACTCGCCCACAACAAGACGCTCGCGGCCCAGCTGTACGAGGAGTTCCGCGAGCTGTTCCCGGACAACGCCGTCGAGTACTTCGTCTCCTACTACGACTACTACCAGCCGGAGGCGTACGTCGAGCAGACGGACACGTTCATCGACAAGGAGATGTCGATAAACGAGGAGATCGACCGCCTGCGCCACTCCGCGACGCGCTCGCTCCTGACGCGCGACGACGTGATCGTCGTCGCCTCCGTCTCCGCCATCTACGGGCTGGGCGACCCGGGGAACTACCGCGACATGGCGCTCCGGCTCGAAGTCGGCGAGGAGGTCGGCCGCGAGGAGCTGCTCACCCGGCTCGTCGACCTGAACTACGAGCGCAACGACGTGGACTTCACGCAGGGCACCTTCCGCGTGCGCGGCGATACCGTCGAGATCTACCCGATGTACGGGCGCTACGCGGTGCGTGTCGAGCTGTGGGGCGAGGAGATCGACCGCATGCTGAAGGTCGACCCGATGCACGGCGAGGTCGTCTCGGAGGAGCCGGCGGTGATGCTCCACCCGGCGGAGCACTACTCGATCCCCGACGACAAGCTCGAACAGGCGGTGACCGAGATCGAGGACCTGATGGAAAAGCGGGTGAGCTACTTCGAGCGACAGGGCGACCTCGTGGCGGCCCAGCGCATCGAGGAGCGTACCACCTTCGACTTGGAGATGCTGCGCGAGGCGGGCTACTGTTCGGGGATCGAGAACTACTCGGTCCACATGGACGACCGCGAGTCCGGCGACGCCCCCTACACCCTGCTGGACTACTTCCCCGACGACTTCCTCACCGTGATCGACGAGTCCCACCAGACGATCCCCCAGATCAAAGGCCAGTACGAGGGCGACAAGTCGCGGAAGGACTCGCTCGTCGAGAACGGGTTCCGGCTCCCGACCGCCTACGACAACCGCCCGCTCACCTTCGAGGAGTTCGAGGAGAAGACGGACCGGACGCTGTACGTCTCCGCGACCCCCGGCGACTACGAGCGCGAGACCTCCGAGAACATCGTCGAACAGATCGTCCGCCCGACCCACCTCGTCGACCCGAAGGTAGAGGTGACGGGCGCGACGGGGCAGGTCGACGACCTGCTCGAACGCGTCGACGAGCGGATCGAGCGCGACGAGCGCGTGCTCGTCACCACGCTCACGAAGCGCATGGCCGAGGACCTCACGGAGTACTTCGAGGAGGCCGGGATCGACGTGGCGTACATGCACGACGAGACCGACACCCTCGAACGCCACGAGATCATCCGTGACCTCCGACTCGGCAACATCGACGTGCTCGTCGGCATCAACCTCCTGCGCGAGGGCCTCGACATCCCGGAGGTGAGCCTCGTCGCCATCCTCGATGCCGACCAAGAAGGATTCCTGCGCTCGACCACCACCCTCGTCCAGACGATGGGGCGGGCCGCGCGCAACGTCAACGGTGAGGTCGTCCTCTACGCCGACGAGGTGACCGACTCGATGCGGGAAGCGATCGACGAGACCCAGCGCCGCCGCGAGATCCAGCTCGAATACAACGAGGAACACGGCTACGAGGCGACAACCATCGACAAGCCGGTGAGCGAGACGAACCTCCCGGGGTCGAAGACGGACACCTCGAACGTGAGCGTCGGCGACGTGGAGAGCGAAGACGAGGCGAAAGCGCAGATCGAGGCGCTCGAAGACCGGATGGACGAGGCCGCGAGCAACCTGGAGTTCGAGCTGGCGGCCGACATCCGCGACCGGATCGCGGAGCTGCGGCGCGCGTTCGAGATCGACGCGGACGACGACGGCGTCCCGGCACCGGCGATAGACGAGTAG
- the larB gene encoding nickel pincer cofactor biosynthesis protein LarB: MRETLAALEAGEIGVEEAESRLAGYATTDAGRFDAARERRRGIPEAILAEGKTPAEVAALATTALDTTGRALVTRADEATAAAVASAVGDGEDVADDADSGATVDRDDRTGTVVAHAAGFEPPSLDAAVAVVAAGTADAPVAGEAAVVAREVGATVDRVDDVGVANLDRILDQADRIREADVVVVAAGREGALPTVVAGLVDAPVIAVPVSTGYGVGGEGVAALEGALQSCSVLTTVNVDAGFVAGAQAGLIARAVDAARGE, encoded by the coding sequence ATGCGAGAGACGTTAGCGGCGCTCGAAGCGGGCGAGATCGGCGTCGAGGAGGCGGAGTCGCGGCTCGCGGGCTACGCGACCACGGACGCGGGTCGGTTCGACGCCGCCCGCGAGCGACGGCGCGGGATCCCGGAGGCGATCCTCGCCGAGGGGAAGACCCCGGCCGAGGTCGCCGCGCTGGCGACGACGGCGCTCGATACCACCGGCCGGGCGCTGGTGACGCGCGCGGACGAGGCGACCGCGGCGGCCGTCGCGTCGGCGGTCGGTGACGGCGAGGACGTGGCCGACGACGCTGACTCGGGCGCGACGGTCGACCGCGACGACCGGACCGGAACCGTCGTCGCGCACGCCGCCGGCTTCGAGCCGCCGTCGCTCGACGCCGCGGTCGCGGTCGTGGCCGCCGGCACCGCGGACGCGCCGGTCGCCGGCGAGGCGGCGGTCGTCGCCCGCGAGGTCGGTGCGACGGTCGACCGGGTCGACGACGTCGGCGTCGCCAACCTCGACCGAATCTTAGATCAGGCCGACCGGATCCGCGAGGCCGACGTCGTCGTCGTCGCGGCGGGCCGCGAGGGCGCGCTCCCGACGGTCGTCGCCGGACTCGTCGACGCGCCCGTGATCGCCGTCCCCGTCTCGACCGGCTACGGCGTCGGCGGTGAGGGAGTCGCGGCGCTGGAGGGCGCACTTCAGTCGTGTTCCGTGCTCACGACCGTCAACGTCGACGCCGGGTTTGTCGCCGGCGCACAGGCCGGCCTGATTGCCCGCGCCGTCGACGCGGCGCGCGGCGAGTAG
- a CDS encoding SHOCT domain-containing protein: protein MDDGTGAALLSLAIAVPIVGALLMSGTVFGAVLTGLIVGTIAVSFVLADRIDDEEDETVTDDEPGPLESLRDRYARGELTEDEFERRVERLLETEDRSTARDLLLDERDGAAETEPVRER, encoded by the coding sequence ATGGACGACGGAACGGGAGCAGCCCTCCTCTCGCTCGCTATCGCCGTCCCGATCGTCGGTGCCCTCCTCATGTCCGGCACCGTCTTCGGCGCGGTCCTCACCGGACTCATCGTCGGTACTATCGCGGTGTCGTTCGTCCTCGCCGATCGGATCGACGACGAGGAAGACGAGACCGTGACCGACGACGAACCAGGCCCGTTGGAGTCGCTTCGAGACCGCTACGCGCGCGGCGAACTGACGGAAGACGAGTTCGAGCGGCGAGTCGAGCGACTCCTCGAAACAGAGGACAGATCGACCGCCCGGGACCTCCTTCTGGACGAGAGAGACGGTGCGGCCGAAACGGAACCAGTCCGCGAGCGCTGA
- a CDS encoding GIY-YIG nuclease family protein, protein MADHHVYVIECADGTLYTGYTTDVERRVAEHDAGEGAKYTRGRTPVTLRHVESFDSKSAAMSREYAVKSLSRAEKERLIDGEGRGDGESRDGSERD, encoded by the coding sequence GTGGCCGACCACCACGTGTACGTGATCGAGTGTGCGGACGGCACCCTCTACACCGGCTACACGACCGACGTGGAGCGTCGAGTCGCCGAGCACGACGCCGGGGAGGGCGCGAAGTACACCCGCGGCCGGACCCCCGTCACCCTGCGACACGTCGAGTCGTTCGACTCGAAGTCGGCGGCGATGTCGCGGGAGTACGCGGTCAAGTCGCTGTCGCGAGCCGAGAAGGAGCGGCTGATCGACGGTGAGGGCCGAGGGGACGGCGAGAGCAGGGACGGAAGCGAGAGAGACTGA